From a region of the Manduca sexta isolate Smith_Timp_Sample1 chromosome 19, JHU_Msex_v1.0, whole genome shotgun sequence genome:
- the LOC115441957 gene encoding acyl-CoA Delta(11) desaturase — translation MAPNFGTEMSAPIDAEESYEKLIPPQAAPRKYKYLYANMIYFAYWHIAGLYGIYLAITSAKWATIILAYLLFVAGDIGVTAGAHRLWAHKSYKAKLPLQILLMLFSTMAFQNTVITWVKDHRMHHKYSDTDADPHNATRGFFYSHVGWLMVKRHPEAIKRGKSLDMSDIYNNPVLKFQKKYAIPLVTTIAFVLPTIIPMYFWDESFNVAWHMTMLKYIFGLNAAFLVNSVAHMWGYKPYDKNIAPTQSYIATFATLGEGFHNYHHVFPWDYRASELGDNYLNFTTKFIDFFAWIGWAYDLKAAPEDLVQKRIERTGDGTKL, via the exons atgGCACCGAATTTTGGCACTGAAATGTCAGCACCTATCGATGCAGAAGAGAGTTACGAAAAGCTGATACCACCACAAGCCGCGCCAAGGAAATACAAGTATTTGTACGccaatatgatatattttgcatattgGCACATCGCCGGACTTTACGGTATTTACCTGGCCATCACTTCAGCAAAATGGGCAACCattattttag cttatttattattcgtagcGGGAGACATTGGCGTTACAGCTGGAGCCCACAGACTGTGGGCTCACAAGAGTTACAAAGCGAAACTACCTTTACAAATCCTCTTGATGCTGTTCAGCACAATGGCTTTTCAAAATACGGTTATAACTTGGGTGAAGGACCACCGCATGCATCACAAATACAGTGACACTGACGCCGATCCTCATAACGCTACTAGGGGTTTTTTCTATTCCCATGTAGGTTGGTTGATGGTAAAGAGACACCCTGAGGCTATTAAGCGAGGAAAATCTCTGGACATGTCTGACATCTACAATAACCCAGTTTTGAAGTTCCAGAAAAA atacGCCATTCCGTTGGTTACTACTATCGCCTTTGTGCTCCCAACAATAATTCCAATGTATTTTTGGGACGAAAGTTTTAATGTTGCTTGGCACATGACCATGCTGAAATATATCTTCGGTCTGAACGCTGCATTTCTAGTCAACAGCGTTGCTCATATGTGGGGGTATAAACCTTATGACAAAAACATAGCGCCAACACAGAGTTACATAGCAACATTCGCCACATTAGGCGAGGGTTTCCACAACTACCATCACGTGTTCCCTTGGGATTATCGTGCGTCAGAACTTGgagacaattatttaaattttacgactAAGTTCATAGATTTCTTCGCTTGGATTGGCTGGGCATATGATTTGAAAGCGGCTCCTGAAGATCTGGTTCAGAAAAGGATTGAGAGAACTGGCGACGGTACTAAACTTTAG
- the LOC115441958 gene encoding kallikrein 1-related peptidase b3, with protein sequence MSGTCRCLLIFFCFLQICLPQMLEEPKNFDIVPRVVNGWPAKKGDVPYQIAFKSLRYRYKRIYMTFCGGVIIAPNKLVTAAHCFDEKTSPCRKFWGKSVKASKKLVARTYAVAGNLYNLAVFSSKDTFEDGQWRRLREVIYPRVYDFPKFDIAVAFTINPFHYDAYVGPIPIASRYRDYVGKCLVSGYGRISKKETSEYLILAHLDLIPRRQCNAIHHRNMQHYVCTSGRISDVQKGDSGGPLVCQGTGDPNEKDKGILVGIVSGHRERAGTFFTRVSSYYNYIQSKSMARQQESFDISIPKYILTETTM encoded by the exons ATGTCTGGCACATGTCGCTGCTTATTAATTTTCTTCTGTTTTCTACAAATTTGTCTTCCTCAAATGTTAGAGGAACCGAAAAACTTTGATATAGTACCACGAGTGGTTAATGGCTGGCCTGCAAAGAAAGGAGATGTGCCTTATCAG ataGCGTTCAAATCGCTGCGTTACCGTTATAAAAGGATCTATATGACTTTCTGTGGTGGTGTTATTATAGCCCCAAATAAATTGGTTACCGCTGCGCACTGCTTTGATGAAAAGACGAGCCCCTGTCGGAAATTTTGGGGCAAgag CGTCAAAGCCAGCAAGAAATTAGTAGCTCGTACGTACGCAGTAGCTGGAAACTTATACAACTTAGCTGTATTCTCAAGCAAGGATACTTTTGAGGATGGACAGTGGAGAAGACTTAGAGAAGTCATATATCCTCGCGTTTATGATTTTCCCAAATTTGATATTGCAGTTGCT ttcacgATAAATCCATTTCATTACGACGCGTACGTAGGCCCTATACCAATAGCAAGTCGATATAGAGATTACGTCGGCAAGTGCTTGGTCTCCGGCTACGGAAGGATTTCCAAAAAA GAAACTTCAGAATATCTTATACTAGCACATCTGGATCTGATTCCTCGACGCCAATGTAATGCGATACATCATCGCAACATGCAACATTACGTGTGCACCTCGGGTCGAATCAGCGACGTTCAGAAG GGTGATTCGGGCGGTCCCCTGGTATGCCAGGGTACAGGAGACCCCAACGAGAAAGACAAAGGTATACTAGTAGGTATTGTAAGCGGTCATCGGGAACGCGCTGGGACATTCTTCACGAGAGTATCTTCTTACTATAACTATATACAGAGCAAATCAA TGGCAAGACAGCAAGAGTCTTTCGACATATCTATACCCAAATACATACTAACAGAAACCACTATGTAG
- the LOC115441956 gene encoding acyl-CoA Delta(11) desaturase — protein sequence MAPNFGNEVSSPIVAEESYEKLIPPQAAPRKYKYLYANMIYFTYWHIAGLYGIYLAITTAKWATIILAYLLFVAGEIGITAGAHRLWAHKSYKAKLPLQILLMLFNSTAFQNSVITWVKDHRMHHKYSDTDADPHNATRGFFYSHVGWLMVKRHPEAIKRGKSLDMSDIYNNPVLKFQKKYAIPLITTVAFVLPTIIPMYFWDESFNVAWHMTMLRYIINLNTIFLVNSVAHMWGYKPYDKNIAPTQNYIATFATLGEGFHNYHHAFPWDYRASELGNNYLNLTTKFIDFFAWIGWAYDLKTVPEDLLQKRMERTGDGTNLWGRGDKNMKKDYVKSTDVHE from the exons atggCACCGAATTTTGGCAATGAAGTGTCATCACCTATCGTTGCAGAAGAGAGTTACGAAAAGCTGATACCACCACAAGCCGCACCAAGGAAGTACAAGTATTTGTACGccaatatgatatattttacatattggcACATAGCCGGACTTTATGGTATTTACCTGGCTATCACTACAGCAAAATGGGCAACCATTATTTTAG cttatttattattcgtagcGGGAGAAATTGGCATTACAGCTGGAGCCCACAGACTGTGGGCTCACAAGAGTTACAAAGCGAAACTACCTTTACAAATCCTCCTGATGCTGTTCAACTCAACAGCTTTTCAAAATTCGGTTATCACTTGGGTGAAGGACCACCGAATGCATCACAAATACAGTGACACAGACGCCGATCCTCATAACGCTACTAGGGGTTTTTTCTATTCCCATGTAGGTTGGTTGATGGTAAAGAGACACCCTGAGGCTATTAAGCGAGGAAAATCTCTGGACATGTCTGACATCTACAATAACCCAGTTTTGAAGTTCCAGAAAAA atacgccATTCCGTTGATTACTACTGTCGCCTTTGTGCTCCCAACAATAATTCCAATGTATTTTTGGGACGAAAGTTTTAATGTTGCATGGCATATGACCATGCTGAGATATATCATCAATCTGAACACTATATTTCTAGTCAACAGCGTTGCTCATATGTGGGGGTATAAACCTTATGACAAGAACATAGCTCCAACACAGAATTATATAGCAACATTCGCCACATTAGGCGAAGGTTTCCACAACTACCATCACGCATTTCCTTGGGATTATCGTGCCTCGGAACTTGGAAACAATTATCTTAACTTAACGACCAAGTTCATAGATTTCTTCGCCTGGATTGGCTGGGCTTATGATTTGAAAACGGTTCCTGAAGATCTGCTTCAGAAAAGGATGGAGAGAACTGGTGACGGTACCAATCTTTGGGGGAGGGGTGATAAGAACATGAAAAAAGATTATGTGAAATCTACAGATGTCCATGAATGA